Below is a window of Dictyostelium discoideum AX4 chromosome 1 chromosome, whole genome shotgun sequence DNA.
gtaattatattattattattaaaattattgttattattattattatttatatcaataATTGGttgaaatgaattaatatttggtGAATATTCATTTGGtgtagatgatgatgatgatggttgtgatggtgatgaataAAAACtatgaatattatttaaattttgtaattgtgATGAACAACATGAGGAAGGACCAATAGAATGTTCATAAATTGGTAAAAGTTGatgttcttcttctttttggAGTTCTTCATTTAAACCaatctttttgattttaatattaaaatgtgattgatttaatgattttggtgTTGATGGTTCTGGAACAAAAATTGGTTCATCCAAATTTGAAACATCATCaggaatttgaaaatttaattgtttattattattaatattttgattattattattaattttattttcatttcctAATTCTTCAACTTGTTTTTCCAATTCCaagtgtttttttaaattaattgatttttgttgttggtcTTGTTCTtcatgttgttgtttttgtaatttttttaattttttctttttaatctcaaaattatcaaagaaaataatagctgcaaagaataaaattaaaaaacataatatatttaatatataaatattattaaaacttattattaaaaaaaaaaaaaaaaaaaaaaaaaaaaaaaaaaattaaaattagaactttttttttttttccttttaattatttaattaaattattttacatACATTCCAACtggaattttataaaaattaattttagtttcTGGTTTTAAttccatattttttttatagatttataaatttaatatatttttgaaatttgttgaaaataaaaaaatgattaattgTAGATAATtactttctttttaaataaaaaaaaatcaacaggttggtgatgatttattttctaattttttttttttttataaaataattttttttttatttattataatgaaaatattattaatttaaaagtaaAGCCCCCCATTTTGAGATTGATTAGAGAATGTGTGGGGGTAACCACAGACACACAAACTAATAAAAGAAAACCCACACTCTTTTTTTGAACTgaggtttttattttttttttagtttttttttttcctaaaaataaaaaccaaacctttgatctattttttatatttttttttaaaaaaaaaaaaaaaaaaaaacattaaaacaGTGGTCCCACAccattgtaatttttttttgttttttcttaaaaattataataataataaaaataataatattaatcagtaagtaaaaaaaaaaaaacacacacacagCAAACCAAAATAGCTttggtaaaaaataaaaataataatgtacaAGATGTccgaaattttttaatatatatagttATGTGGGTATCTATTTTCTGTAAATAGATCATTTCAAAAATcaatatctatttttaaacaccttttaaaaataaattcaaatgaaatttataatttaaatcccatatcactttttttttttttcctactTGGTGGTGAagttagttttttttttattcaagaAAACTGTtcgaaatattaaaatagagtgaaacaattatttatttattttttctaaattttaaagaaaaataataataattttgatatatatatatcttaacaataattaaaataattattattatatttatggCACAAACATGTACACTCACATTATAcctaaaaatttcaaaatatttaatagattataataattgagttgatgaaaaaaaaaaaaaaataaataaataaaaaaaaataaaattaaaataaaaaaatataataaaaaattttaaaaagtattttatttttattaaacataTTATAAATCTTTATTGAAATCTTTAAACATTTGTTTAGTGTTggtattattttgttgttcttgttcttgttcttggTCTTCCTCTTGTTCTTGGTATTGGTCTTCCTCttgttctttctttttctttctttccattcttaaatatttttgaacAACTCTATCATGTAATAATTCTGGAAATTCTCTTAATAttccaattaaatcaacttgatcatcttcatcatcttttaataatgaattaactttttcttcattaatatttttactactactattattatcatcactattatcattattattatcattattatcattattattactattaaataaaccagagaattttgattttaatttttcttttcttttaatttcatttttaattttattataaaataattgtcTAAGTTCAGGACCAAtataatttgtaattaaatcttgagaagtttcatctttaatttcacttTGATCTTTTACGAATAAAATATCAGGTacatattttgatttaacttttttaccAATAATCCAACGTACtctacttttaattttaactaAACGATGTGAAATATCTCTATCAGTGACTTCAAAGAATAATGATCTATacttttttcttcttttcaaTTCAATCTCTCTATGTCTTGCTGGACCAACGATATCACTAGTATCCAATAAACTTTCAATACTATATGGAATATTTGTAACTTGTTTCATTGGTGTTGCTTTTAATAACtgttcaatttctttattctcttcatcattaaattctttattactAAAacgttttaataataatttctctcttttttcatcattaatattattatcttgaatattattattattattatcatcttgattattatttattgaaatttctaatttaacttttttattttcagccatatgtaaattattattaccaaaattaaatggATCAatgatatcattattattattattattattattattatcattatcatcatcatcattatcattatttgtttttgttgttataacttttgaaatgatttttgaatttgaattatttgatttaatatttgaaattgagaTTGATTTATCACTTTTTGAATGAAAAtcataaattaattgttttgcAGAATTTGTTTcagtattatttaaaatattctttaaatttgtatcttgaattgaatcaattttaattaaatcatcatctttaattaattgatcaacTGTTTTTAAATGTCTTTTTGATTtcattgaattttcattaatgTTTGAATGATTTCTACGTttccaaaatattttaacCCATCTAAGATCACTACTCATTACAGCACCCGTTAATTCAATATCTGCTTTCGAAATGATTGGATCAATTCTATCCATACTAAGttgatcaatttcatttggattttgaaaatttgttttatttttatttttattttcttcaaaatcaaaatcaatattaaaattctcaatattatcatcattattttcatcattattattattattatcatcattattttcattattattaatatttatattattttcaaacatttgagattcttttaaaacttgTAATATTTTTGAAGCTAATCTTGATTGAACTACAGTTTGTAATGGTGAATCATCGTATTCTGTATCGACATATTTGAAACCACGTTTTGAGACGAGTTTCTCTTTTTTAGCAGATTGTAATGCATCTAGTTTTGCgaaatatttcttttcatttCTAGAGATTGGTTCATCAGGTTTAAGGAAATAACTTTCAAATTTACTTggaattaaaatatcatttgaataataatgacCATTAACTTCTGTTATACCTTTTTTACTCAACTCTTGTCTCTTCATTTCTTCAGATTTAACTCTTTCTTCAAAtgcatttgaaaaatttttatcatttatatcAATTTCTCTCCattcaccaccattattattattatttgtattattttgaCTACCCTCTGAATAATTTTTACCAGTACCTAATGATTTCTTTataaattcatcatcttttgatttatcatttgaGTAGAAATATTTCTCacttatatataatttatttttatttattccattttcggtttttttatttttattttgtgatgatgatggtgatgttttattttcataatcgtcatcatcattatcttcatcattatcttcatcataagtttcatcatcatcattaaaatcttcctcttttaaaaaatcatcatcttcattataaTCTTgatatttatctttttcattactacctataatttcatttgcttcatcatcatcgaaACCAAATTCTGATTTCAATAAATCTCTTTTGTCTGAATTCTgaaatttagttttttgattattattatcattattactaatattattatatcgGTATTCCATTAAATTTtccatttgtttttttgaaatatgaTTAACTTTAATCTTTCTATCGTAATTATCTTTTCTTTTGGTATTTCTTAATAAACTACCTCTTCCATATTTTgttgaataatatttattattattattaaaattattaaaattaaaattattatatgattgtattataaaattatttgatatttgattattttgtttaattaatgaagatGGTGTCGGAGTAGATTTTATTAATCGAAACatgatttggtttttttaagaaaaaaataaaataaaataataaaataaaataaaaaatgaaaattaaaaaacgaaaaaaataaaaataaaaaaaaaataaaaaaaaaaaaagatatttttttttaaatttttttttttctttttccattACTCACACAACTCAGATTCAAAcctattttttcaaaaaaaaaaaaaaaaaaaaaaaaaaaaaaaaaaagttttttttttttttttttcttttcaattactttttttttttaaaacttaatAACCCACCAcccttttattttattttattttattttattttattttttttattttttttttacacaaaaataaaaataaaataaaataaaataataaaatattttattttattttgtatattaatttgtttttttcatttgtgtaaaatagattattaaaaaaaaaaaaaggaaaaaagtaaataaataataatcatttttttttttttttttatttttacctttttccTTTTTATCCACAAACCCctcacaataaaaaaaaagtaaaaaaaaaaaaaaaatcaaaaaaagatataaaaacttttttctttttctctctCTCTGTTTAtacacatatatatatatacataatatatattaacaGAAATAGCTTCATTTAGATCATTTCTTGGAAGGAGATTCAACTACTCCTATCTAAAAGAAGATCCACCTGAAATTATAAACGAACCAATTATTACAACTACAAATATTCAATTAGaaacaataaattataataataataataataatagtggtaataacAGCGATACCGATAACAACgaattaattgaaacatTAACAggaacaacaactacaataGTAACACCATACAGACAAAGAACTAAAGCAGTATTgacaactaataataatagtaataataatactactacAATGTcttataatgatttaaataaaagtaatatgAGTAGTAGTCAAAATGGTAATACATTTTCATATTCAGCCAATCATTCACCACCCTCATCTAGTAATAATCTAGCAGCATCATTGGGTAATATCACATCTTCTAACCACGATTATAATGAAGAATCTACAGATATTGAAATTCAAGAAAAAACACCCGATCAATATTCACCCTTATTAATTAGTGATCCATCTTCCTCAAAATCAAGAAAAAGTATTTCTGCTTCTTCCTCAATTGATGAAGTTGATAATAGAAATACCATTCAAAAGATTAAAGATTTCATTACAAGAAAgcatatttatttatcaagAACTATCATTTTAGAATTAGAAGAACAAccaaaaaagtatttttataataataatagtaataataataataataataataataataataataataataataataataataataataataataataataataataataataataataataataataataataataataataataataataataataataataataataataataataataataataataataataataataataataataataataataataatatttcaatatatatataattatattaattcatttttttttttttttttttttttcaaaaaaataattcaattagatATCCACCAAATGTAGTtagaaatcaaaaatataatatttattcttttatatttgttaTTCTTTatgaacaatttaaatacttttttaatttatatttcttATTAGTAGCATTATCTCAATTTATTCCACCACTTCAAACTGGtaactataattattatcttattattaactaataataataataaagataaatattgaaatattaatatttataaaaaaaaaaaaaaaaaaaaaatttaggtTACCTATTTACATATATTTCACCATTGGTATTTGTATTATCAGTAACTATATTTAAAGAAGCAtatgatgattttaaaagatatcgTAGAGATAAAGAAGCCAATTCACAACATTATTCAAAGTTAACAAAGAATGGATTCATATCAATTCCAAGTTCAGATATTAAAGTTGGTGATTTTATAAAGGTTGAAACCAATCAAAGAGTACCATGCGATATGATATTCTTAAGAACCACTGAAAAGAATGGTTCCTCATTCATTAGAACCGATCAATTGGATGGTGAAACCGATTGGAAATTAAGAAGATCTGTTAATATAACTCAAAAATTATCTTTAGACGAAGATTTAGTTAATTTACGTGCTTCAATTTATGctgaaaaaccaaaaaaagatatttataattttattggtaattttacaaatgaaGAATCTGTAAggatattatttattatttataaaatttaaatttaaatatataataacaaatatttatttatttatttatttatttatttatttatttatttatttatttatttatttatttatttatttatttatttatttatttatttatttattttttagggTGAAACTGAAAGTTTAAGTGTTGAAAATACATTATGGTCAAATACAGTTATTGCATCAGGTAATGTTATTGGATGTGCAGTTTATACAGGTCGTGAAACAAGATGTGTAATGAACACAAGTACTCCATCGACTAAAGTTGGTTTATTGGATAATGAATTGAATACTctatcaaaaattttatttgtattgttATTATGTTTATCATTATTGATGATAACATTGAAAGGATTTAGAGGTTTATGGTATATTTACTTATTTAGatacttattattattctctgCAATCATTCCAATTAGTATGAGAGTTAATTTAGATCTTGGTAAAACAGTTTATTCttggatgatgatgaaagaTCCTTTAATTCCTGGTACTGTTGTTAGATCTTCAACAATTCCCGAAGAATTAGGTAGAGTAGAATATTTATTAACTGATAAAACTGGTACTTTAACTCAAAAtggtaaatatattttatatttgattttttttttttttttttttattattatttaacaaaaaaaaaaagaaaaatattaataattgttttttttgtttttttaaaaattagatatggtatttaaaaaattacatttaGGTTCAGTATCATTTTCAAGTGAAGGTATTAAAGATTTACaagaagaattaaaacaatcatatgatgttaataatataaataataataataatgttaatgTTAAAATTTCAGGTAATTCAAGaccaaaaagaaattttagtagaaaaattaaagaggCAATCACAGCAATTGCACTTTGTCATAATGTAACACCGGTTTCAGAGGATGCAAATgaattacaattaaatactgaaaagaaaaagaaaaagaagagagCATTTTTTGGTCGAAAACAATATGAAAAATTAGATGATGAAGAGAAttcatcaataaataatggtagtagtggtgttaaaaatagaaatgatGAATTTTCAAAAGCTATTGATAAATATCATTCTGCtcaaaaattaccaaataataataataatataaataataataataataataataataataatagtacaaataattcaaataaatcaaattatgaaagtggtagtagtagtacaGGTGGTAGTTATGATAGTGGTAAATATGATAGTGGTACATTTGATAGTGGTATC
It encodes the following:
- the atp9b gene encoding ATPase, class II, type 9B; the encoded protein is MSYNDLNKSNMSSSQNGNTFSYSANHSPPSSSNNLAASLGNITSSNHDYNEESTDIEIQEKTPDQYSPLLISDPSSSKSRKSISASSSIDEVDNRNTIQKIKDFITRKHIYLSRTIILELEEQPKKYFYNNNIALSQFIPPLQTGYLFTYISPLVFVLSVTIFKEAYDDFKRYRRDKEANSQHYSKLTKNGFISIPSSDIKVGDFIKVETNQRVPCDMIFLRTTEKNGSSFIRTDQLDGETDWKLRRSVNITQKLSLDEDLVNLRASIYAEKPKKDIYNFIGNFTNEESGETESLSVENTLWSNTVIASGNVIGCAVYTGRETRCVMNTSTPSTKVGLLDNELNTLSKILFVLLLCLSLLMITLKGFRGLWYIYLFRYLLLFSAIIPISMRVNLDLGKTVYSWMMMKDPLIPGTVVRSSTIPEELGRVEYLLTDKTGTLTQNDMVFKKLHLGSVSFSSEGIKDLQEELKQSYDVNNINNNNNVNVKISGNSRPKRNFSRKIKEAITAIALCHNVTPVSEDANELQLNTEKKKKKKRAFFGRKQYEKLDDEENSSINNGSSGVKNRNDEFSKAIDKYHSAQKLPNNNNNINNNNNNNNNNSTNNSNKSNYESGSSSTGGSYDSGKYDSGTFDSGIISSSEPKPQSYQASSPDEVALVKFTESVNLVLTGRELNSITLLNPLGELEKYEILNIFPFTSETKRMGIIVRDKDGEITFYMKGADAIMAKLVKANDWLDEECGNMAREGLRTLAFGKRSMSEEEYHRFVATFNAAKTTIVDRAAKVQEAIATIEKDLELIALTGVEDKLQEKVKPTLEMLRNADVKVWMLTGDKIETATCIAISTKLVSRTQSLFQISVTDKTRAREKLSQFAAMRDSCLVIDGPSLQMCLDNFKDDFMSIATKAPSVVCCRCTPTQKADIVRLIREKTKKRTCAIGDGGNDVSMIQAADVGVGIVGKEGKQASLAADFSITQFSFLANLILWHGRNSYKRSARMSQFVIHRGLIISFIQCVFSAIYYFAAISIYNGMLLVGYATLYTNAPVFSLVLDEDVPMEIVFRYPELYHELQKGRSLSYKTFFIWVLKSVYQGGAIMLLSILLFESSLNNIVSITFTSLILCELLNVATEINTWHRYMIGSLIVTLLSYVITMMIPQLLAFELSFILSWEFVWKVMVITLVSCFPLYIIQFIQKKLDPPSYSKLT